CTTCCTTCTCCTTGTAGCGTCGCCACAAACTAGGTATGACACCTTCAAATTTCGTTCCTTGAGCGGCCTTCACATGCGGATAATGGCGTTTGAATGCCTCACTCTCGGCACCGTAGTAAAGCAAATCTCGCTGCACTTCGCCGTACTCTTTCAATGGCTGATCCGGGTCGAAGACGAAGCCGTAATGCTTTCCAGCCGCGACGAGAATGCGTGTCTGAATATCGCGGTGCACGCCGTTCAACGAGGCAACCCCTCCCGCGCTCAAACTGAGTTCCGATTGGAAGACAGCCGCTTCATTAATACTAGCCACATGTCCTAATCCGCTGCATGCTTCACAGGCTCCCTCCGGCTTATTGAAGGAAAAGTGTGACATGCCCAGCTTCTCAAGCTCTGCCTCGCAATGCGGGCAGTTCGTTGTCAGGTGATCCATAGCCTCATCTTCTTCGGCCATTGCGCCTAACGGCTCGAATGACGGCGGTATGCTGCCGCTGCAGAATGGACAGATCCGCTCCCCAAGTCTGGAGAAGATGAACCGAACGAACGTATAAATATCAGTCACAGTACCGACGGTAGAGCGTGGGTTGCGGTTGGTGACATGCTGGCCGACGCTGATGGAAGGCGATAATCCTTCAATGGCATCCACCTTCGGCTTGCCGATGGTATCGGAAGTCATCCCCATAGAGTCCAGATACTGCCTCTGGCATTCACGTTGAAGTGTGTCCATAGCCAATGTGGATTTGCCTGATCCCGATGGACCGGTTAGGACAACCAGCTTGTACTTTGGAATGGATAGTGAAATATTTTTCAAGTTGTTTTCTCGGGCTCCAATTATATGAATCGTATCTCTCACAATGATCCTCCTCACGATTCGTAAACAATTTGATTTTCTCATTCCCTTTGCAATTTAATTCTGTTTTCGATACTATGAGATTATATTATCACACATATCAAGTATCTCGTTAAACGAATATCTTGATAATCGAGATAATTTTATTTTAAAAGGAGGTTTGCCTTTTGTCAAGCCATCGACAAGATCAAACGACGGATCCGCAGGAAAACTTCACTTTGCGTATGCGAGGACTAGGAACCCGAACAGTATTATATCAACAACATGTTGCAACTTCTCTTGGTTTATACAATAATGATTTTATTTCCGTAGATATCTTGGGCGAAAAGGGGCCAATTACAGCTGGCGAACTCTCCAAATTGACTGGACTTGCGACAGGCAGCGTTACCGCCTTGATAGATCGACTTGAAAAGACCGGCTATGTTCGAAGACAACATGACCCTCAGGATCGCCGCAAAGTCATTATTGTTCCGGAGTATGAATCGATAGAAGCATTCAGTGCTACGTACTCCCCGCTTCATCAAGCCATGCTTAAACTAGCTTCCTCTTATACGGCTGAAGAGCTTGACCTGATTACGCAATTTTTAAGCAAAGCAAGCACGATCCTGGAGGAACAGACTCAGCTTCTCTCACATCCATGACGGGCTTTGCAAATCTTTCATGATTTAGATAGAATGAACTTGATTAACCTTATAAATCCTAGTATCTCAATGTTCAAATATCTCTATTATTCGTTGTTCATAAAGGAGATTATCTTATGTCGCGTCATGAACAAGATCAACCCACCGATTTGCAAGAAAATTTCACTTTGCGCATGCGCGGGCTGGGAACCCGAACCGTTTTATACCAGCAAAATGTTGCCGCATCACTCGGGTTATATAATAATGACTATATCTCTGTGGATATTTTACGCGAAAAAGGTCCAATCACCGCTGGAGAGCTGTCCAAACTAACCGGACTTGCAACAGGCAGCGTTACCGCTTTAATTGACCGGCTTGAAAAAAATGGGTATGTTCGCAGGGAAAAT
Above is a genomic segment from Paenibacillus sp. HWE-109 containing:
- a CDS encoding MarR family winged helix-turn-helix transcriptional regulator, whose amino-acid sequence is MSRHEQDQPTDLQENFTLRMRGLGTRTVLYQQNVAASLGLYNNDYISVDILREKGPITAGELSKLTGLATGSVTALIDRLEKNGYVRRENDPKDRRKVIIVPVYEYKEEVSSTYHPLHTEMIKLAASYTPEELEFITQFLDKASDVIEGQIHLLSSKMRSKSTS
- a CDS encoding MarR family transcriptional regulator; this translates as MRGLGTRTVLYQQHVATSLGLYNNDFISVDILGEKGPITAGELSKLTGLATGSVTALIDRLEKTGYVRRQHDPQDRRKVIIVPEYESIEAFSATYSPLHQAMLKLASSYTAEELDLITQFLSKASTILEEQTQLLSHP